From Butyricimonas paravirosa, one genomic window encodes:
- a CDS encoding elongation factor G, giving the protein MKTYKPNEIKNIALVGSAGSGKTTLAEAMMYEGGVIPRRGSISAKNTSSDYRPVEQEYGSSVFPAVLYTEWKEHKLNFIDTPGADDFVGGVISALNVVDTGVMVINAVRGIEVGTEIISRHAKRLNKPLIFVINQVDHEKANFDHAVEQAKAAFGSKVVLVQYPVNPGIGFNRVIDVLKMEMYQWKPEGGKPDVLPIPKEEEEKANELHNALIEAAAENDEGLMELFFDKGSLTEDEMRAGIRKGLIARDMFPVFCVSAEKDMCVRRFMEFVINVAPSAGSMPPSITEDGDEVPYDEKGPTSLYMFNTTVEPHLGEVIYFKVASGTVHEGDDLYNATNDAKERISTLYAVAGKNRTKVTEMMAGDIGATVKLKNTNNGDTLNEKDVHYKFGKIQYPNPRFRTAVKAVNTSDEEKLAEVLQRIHQEDPTFLVEYSKELKQMIISGQGEFHLNTMKWRIEHNDKLEIEFYPPRIPYRETITKYAYADYRHKKQSGGAGQFGEVHLVIEPYTEGMPAPTMYKINGVDSKISVKDTEVVELPWGGKLVFYNCIVGGVIDARFMPAILKGIMEKMEEGPLTGSYARDIRVSVYDGKMHPVDSNEISFKLAGRHAFSTAFKQASPKILEPIYDVEVLVPDEYMGDVMGDLQTRRAIIMGMEADSGFQKLMAKVPLKEMQRYSTALSSITGGRASFTMNFSGYEKVPAEVQDELLKAYQEEKDEDE; this is encoded by the coding sequence ATGAAAACCTATAAACCTAACGAAATTAAAAACATCGCGCTCGTGGGTAGTGCCGGGTCCGGCAAAACCACGTTAGCGGAAGCTATGATGTATGAGGGCGGGGTCATCCCGCGCAGAGGTAGCATTAGTGCAAAAAACACTTCATCCGACTACCGTCCGGTAGAACAGGAATACGGATCATCAGTATTCCCGGCTGTATTGTATACAGAATGGAAGGAGCATAAGCTCAATTTCATCGACACGCCGGGAGCAGACGATTTCGTCGGAGGAGTTATCTCTGCGCTGAACGTTGTTGATACCGGAGTAATGGTTATTAACGCCGTCAGAGGTATTGAAGTCGGTACCGAAATCATCAGCCGCCATGCCAAAAGACTAAACAAACCGCTCATTTTCGTTATAAATCAGGTTGATCACGAGAAAGCAAACTTTGATCACGCGGTGGAACAAGCCAAGGCAGCTTTCGGCTCGAAAGTCGTGCTAGTTCAATACCCGGTGAACCCGGGAATCGGCTTTAACCGCGTCATCGACGTATTGAAAATGGAGATGTATCAATGGAAACCGGAAGGTGGTAAACCCGACGTACTCCCCATTCCCAAGGAAGAAGAAGAAAAAGCGAACGAATTACATAACGCGCTAATCGAAGCGGCCGCCGAAAACGACGAGGGATTGATGGAATTGTTCTTTGACAAAGGTAGTCTCACAGAAGATGAAATGCGTGCCGGCATCCGCAAAGGACTTATCGCACGGGATATGTTCCCCGTTTTCTGCGTATCGGCAGAAAAAGATATGTGCGTGCGCCGTTTCATGGAGTTCGTGATCAACGTGGCTCCCAGTGCCGGCTCCATGCCACCTTCCATTACGGAAGACGGGGACGAAGTTCCGTACGACGAGAAAGGCCCGACTTCTTTATATATGTTCAACACGACAGTTGAACCTCACTTGGGTGAAGTGATCTACTTCAAAGTGGCATCCGGGACTGTCCACGAGGGGGACGACCTGTACAATGCCACCAATGACGCGAAAGAACGTATCTCGACACTATATGCCGTGGCCGGGAAGAACCGGACAAAAGTGACCGAAATGATGGCCGGAGACATCGGGGCTACCGTGAAATTGAAAAACACAAATAACGGCGATACCTTGAACGAGAAAGACGTTCATTACAAGTTCGGCAAGATACAATACCCGAATCCTCGTTTCAGAACAGCCGTCAAGGCCGTGAACACGAGCGACGAAGAAAAACTGGCGGAAGTCCTGCAACGGATTCACCAAGAAGACCCGACCTTCCTCGTGGAATATTCCAAAGAATTGAAACAAATGATTATTTCCGGCCAGGGAGAATTCCACTTGAACACGATGAAATGGCGTATAGAGCATAACGATAAACTGGAAATCGAATTCTACCCGCCACGTATCCCGTACCGTGAAACCATCACGAAATATGCTTACGCGGACTATCGCCACAAGAAACAATCGGGTGGTGCCGGACAATTCGGCGAGGTTCATCTCGTGATCGAACCCTACACGGAAGGAATGCCCGCCCCGACCATGTACAAGATCAATGGCGTGGATAGTAAAATTTCCGTGAAAGACACTGAAGTCGTTGAACTTCCGTGGGGCGGTAAACTGGTATTCTACAACTGTATCGTGGGAGGTGTGATCGACGCCCGTTTCATGCCCGCTATTCTGAAAGGGATCATGGAAAAGATGGAAGAAGGACCGCTTACCGGGTCATACGCACGGGATATACGTGTCAGCGTATACGACGGAAAAATGCACCCCGTGGATTCAAACGAAATCTCGTTCAAACTTGCCGGACGTCACGCTTTCAGCACGGCGTTCAAACAAGCATCCCCAAAGATTTTGGAGCCGATCTATGACGTGGAAGTTCTCGTTCCGGATGAATACATGGGTGACGTCATGGGCGACCTGCAAACCCGTAGAGCAATCATCATGGGTATGGAAGCCGATTCCGGATTCCAGAAATTGATGGCTAAAGTACCGTTGAAAGAGATGCAACGCTACTCCACGGCATTGAGTTCCATCACGGGAGGACGAGCCTCTTTCACCATGAATTTCTCCGGATATGAAAAAGTACCGGCTGAAGTTCAAGACGAGTTGTTGAAAGCTTACCAAGAGGAGAAGGATGAGGATGAATAA
- a CDS encoding FimB/Mfa2 family fimbrial subunit has protein sequence MKRIIYTLMTFSLIVGFWGCGGSGGGEDEPEPIPGEKVVKVECVLKSGVSSLDDTGLKGIISHVRLYVFDQAGKLQESFKYNSVDGIEKLELNKGNYTIVFVGNVLEDANIAGDVVGTALSDMKIQLTKKEGAANFTPLGDVLFAKSSLAVGDDDTSVELTAKRTLATTKMQVTDYSGKIAEVGILVPNVGTTLAFGETEWKNPGTVFVTMTKGGNIRGFSRAEEENHYSATMNIVVLDEGTSTGASNNIECNIIARDDTREIVLTQALTLDVKTKPDMQVVTNMEVNESDVGDGQLESAVNKVETTDETGNTEVLPDDKIDIKKNDVNVNVLPGDWQIGNTEDVEVGKPESVVQPEGTEKDWEKGNVEDVVVKD, from the coding sequence ATGAAAAGAATTATCTATACATTGATGACATTCTCCTTGATTGTAGGATTTTGGGGTTGTGGAGGTTCTGGTGGCGGGGAGGATGAACCGGAACCTATTCCGGGAGAGAAAGTTGTTAAAGTCGAATGCGTATTGAAAAGTGGTGTTAGCAGTTTGGACGATACCGGGTTGAAAGGGATCATTTCTCACGTGCGATTATACGTGTTTGATCAGGCAGGAAAACTTCAGGAGAGTTTTAAATATAACTCTGTGGATGGAATTGAAAAATTGGAATTGAACAAAGGAAACTACACGATTGTGTTTGTTGGTAACGTGTTGGAGGATGCCAATATTGCGGGTGATGTGGTTGGAACCGCTCTTTCTGATATGAAAATCCAGTTGACGAAGAAGGAAGGTGCAGCAAATTTCACGCCATTAGGGGATGTGCTTTTTGCGAAAAGTTCGCTAGCTGTAGGAGATGATGATACTAGCGTGGAACTGACAGCGAAGCGAACGTTGGCGACGACAAAGATGCAAGTGACTGATTATTCAGGAAAGATTGCGGAAGTGGGAATACTCGTGCCTAACGTGGGGACGACACTTGCCTTCGGGGAGACCGAATGGAAGAATCCAGGAACTGTATTCGTGACGATGACTAAAGGTGGGAATATACGAGGATTCTCGCGTGCGGAAGAAGAAAACCATTATTCTGCCACGATGAATATTGTTGTGCTTGATGAAGGTACGAGTACTGGTGCGAGCAATAATATTGAGTGTAATATTATTGCAAGGGATGATACTCGAGAGATCGTTTTGACTCAAGCCTTGACTCTGGACGTGAAAACGAAACCAGATATGCAGGTGGTTACGAATATGGAGGTGAACGAGAGTGATGTGGGCGATGGACAACTGGAATCTGCCGTGAATAAAGTGGAGACGACGGATGAAACTGGAAACACGGAAGTTTTACCGGATGATAAAATTGATATTAAGAAAAACGACGTGAATGTGAATGTGTTGCCGGGAGACTGGCAAATTGGAAACACGGAAGATGTGGAGGTTGGAAAACCGGAGAGTGTGGTTCAGCCGGAAGGGACAGAAAAAGATTGGGAAAAAGGTAACGTAGAAGACGTCGTGGTAAAAGATTAA
- a CDS encoding FimB/Mfa2 family fimbrial subunit, translating into MKRILYTFIILSTVWFTGCQKDQLDGEIPGQEIPLTFSGRSSNLSLEALSQEVNALHLLIFNEDGTLSQHKQYAGLKDVKPVKLVLGKYTFAYLSNIDEAQISGIEEGKTLEDVTLSLEKDTDGENVLPGSIFAGKSEVVVGEDKTSNAELSRLVGKLDINVEGVKSGVEVKSVTLLGSPEKIRFDGSAVGDPVRLKVPMKEQGQQLKGEAIAFPTCQDTLARLAFQIEVNGEIQNYVVGLKNRVEANKIHTINAKINVSGGLVNVTIEMDVEPWGETVSEDLSVDQRKFVDTLTVKLLMETGSPEDLRQVRTLNMHFLKNDGDANEFSINVDSWNAESLMVWSEDTLIVTHFNQVLQGNYSLVAISLRDSSGMNMYVLQSEVENVIIDSTGSVVIVLPKMKDIAAGDLQAMLEIREALRAANVSMVDNWESDNLNLWHNVHLDENGRVIGIGYQEWEDFLEDYDQVDMTKKASMKANILTRSSEEYPVWSLPESFKNLTALKWFNMGESYGSLAEIPSYMKEMTALEELSVNTDATSLPELPANLIYLNVSSLTLTAIPTHIGNLTKLEGLVFSVPYENDDEEIGDYFPMLSKSRITSADLDFSGLTNLKYLYLVATPSCELPASVWNVTRNVIEFAIAGFRNVQIPSSADFSSIREFSVANENMLPADIERIKSFQVTRLRLYSPVFGKNGLPDWMGQMNSLKSITLDSCGITSIPESFNNLNNLEDLYLPRNPELTGILPAGLLEVYNSGNLYVSASDSPNFSPDGIMLSVDNNLIMAPAEGGIYFVEVRSNAEWTCEVLWAEYVHVALLDGNENVTDSIVGGNGVLTGRGNARLRVTVDPNNPNNYWPERNGDITIHSGRHVAYINVVQKEMLDPVLDVSQSVFTVRSGDTIVFDVTSNMGWNVDVMTISGDGWMDMNMCYGEGNQRLECTVHANQSSVYKIIITDYNQFKSAEVTVNVEPDSGEIPRDSTRIN; encoded by the coding sequence ATGAAAAGAATACTATATACATTTATTATATTGTCAACCGTTTGGTTTACAGGTTGTCAGAAAGACCAGCTTGACGGGGAGATCCCGGGGCAGGAGATTCCCTTGACTTTTAGCGGTCGGTCGTCCAATTTGTCTTTAGAAGCTTTATCCCAGGAGGTGAATGCTTTGCATTTGTTGATTTTTAACGAGGATGGGACTTTAAGTCAACATAAACAATATGCTGGTTTGAAGGATGTTAAACCGGTTAAATTAGTTTTAGGAAAATATACTTTTGCTTATTTATCTAATATTGATGAGGCTCAAATTAGTGGAATTGAGGAAGGAAAAACGCTGGAGGATGTGACCCTTTCATTGGAAAAAGATACTGATGGAGAGAATGTGTTGCCCGGTAGCATCTTTGCCGGTAAGAGCGAGGTCGTGGTTGGGGAGGACAAGACAAGTAATGCTGAGTTGAGTCGTTTGGTCGGGAAATTAGATATAAACGTAGAGGGTGTGAAAAGTGGTGTGGAAGTTAAAAGTGTAACTTTATTGGGATCACCGGAAAAAATTCGTTTTGATGGTAGTGCCGTGGGTGATCCCGTGCGGTTGAAAGTCCCGATGAAAGAACAAGGGCAACAACTAAAGGGTGAAGCGATAGCTTTTCCTACTTGTCAGGATACTCTTGCCCGTTTAGCATTTCAGATAGAAGTAAACGGAGAAATACAGAATTACGTGGTTGGATTAAAGAATCGGGTGGAAGCGAATAAAATTCACACGATTAATGCGAAAATAAACGTGTCAGGGGGACTCGTGAACGTGACGATCGAGATGGATGTGGAACCTTGGGGAGAAACGGTGTCGGAAGATCTTTCCGTGGATCAAAGGAAATTCGTGGATACATTGACCGTTAAATTATTGATGGAAACTGGTTCTCCCGAGGATTTGCGACAGGTGAGAACCTTGAATATGCATTTCTTGAAAAATGATGGTGACGCCAATGAGTTTTCCATCAATGTTGACAGTTGGAATGCGGAAAGTTTAATGGTTTGGAGTGAAGACACGCTTATCGTGACGCATTTTAATCAGGTGCTTCAAGGGAATTATTCCCTAGTTGCAATTTCATTAAGGGATTCATCCGGAATGAATATGTATGTATTACAGTCTGAAGTCGAAAATGTAATTATTGATTCAACCGGAAGTGTGGTGATCGTGCTACCTAAAATGAAAGATATTGCAGCGGGTGACTTGCAGGCGATGTTGGAAATTCGGGAAGCTTTGAGAGCGGCAAACGTCAGTATGGTAGATAATTGGGAATCAGATAATTTGAATTTGTGGCATAATGTCCATTTGGATGAAAATGGACGTGTGATCGGTATTGGTTATCAAGAATGGGAAGACTTCTTGGAAGATTATGACCAGGTTGACATGACAAAGAAGGCATCCATGAAAGCGAATATATTGACCCGAAGTAGCGAGGAGTATCCTGTTTGGAGTTTACCGGAGTCATTTAAAAATTTAACTGCTTTGAAGTGGTTCAATATGGGAGAGTCATATGGTAGTTTGGCGGAAATTCCCTCTTATATGAAAGAAATGACTGCGCTGGAAGAATTGAGTGTGAACACGGATGCAACTTCTCTTCCGGAATTACCCGCTAATTTGATTTATTTGAACGTTAGTAGCTTGACTTTAACTGCGATACCGACACATATCGGTAATTTGACAAAATTGGAAGGTTTGGTATTCAGCGTTCCTTACGAGAATGATGATGAGGAAATCGGTGATTATTTTCCGATGCTTTCGAAGTCTCGAATTACTTCTGCGGATTTGGATTTTTCAGGATTAACGAACTTGAAATATTTGTATCTTGTTGCGACGCCTTCCTGCGAATTGCCTGCTTCGGTTTGGAATGTGACGAGAAACGTGATTGAATTTGCAATTGCCGGATTTCGTAATGTACAAATTCCTTCTTCTGCTGATTTCTCGTCTATTCGGGAATTTTCCGTGGCTAATGAAAATATGTTACCAGCGGATATTGAGAGAATAAAGAGTTTTCAGGTGACTCGTTTAAGGTTGTATTCTCCTGTTTTCGGGAAAAATGGATTGCCGGATTGGATGGGACAAATGAACTCGTTGAAGAGTATTACACTGGATAGTTGTGGAATTACTTCAATCCCGGAATCTTTCAATAATTTAAATAATTTGGAGGATTTATATTTGCCGAGGAATCCGGAATTGACAGGTATATTACCTGCAGGTTTGCTGGAGGTGTATAATTCGGGTAATTTGTATGTTAGTGCTTCCGATTCTCCTAATTTTAGTCCGGATGGGATCATGTTGAGCGTGGATAATAATTTAATAATGGCGCCTGCGGAAGGTGGAATATATTTTGTAGAAGTCCGGTCAAATGCAGAATGGACTTGTGAAGTCTTATGGGCGGAGTATGTTCATGTCGCTTTACTTGATGGGAACGAGAATGTAACAGATTCGATTGTCGGGGGAAATGGCGTGTTGACTGGGCGAGGAAATGCCAGATTGCGGGTAACCGTGGACCCGAATAACCCGAATAATTATTGGCCAGAAAGAAATGGAGATATTACGATTCATTCGGGGCGGCATGTGGCATATATTAACGTGGTGCAGAAGGAAATGCTGGATCCCGTGCTTGATGTTTCCCAGAGCGTATTTACTGTCCGTTCGGGAGATACGATCGTGTTTGACGTAACCTCCAATATGGGATGGAATGTAGATGTGATGACAATTTCAGGTGACGGGTGGATGGATATGAACATGTGCTATGGAGAAGGAAATCAACGGCTGGAATGTACGGTACATGCTAATCAGTCAAGTGTATATAAGATTATTATTACTGATTACAACCAGTTTAAATCAGCGGAAGTCACAGTAAACGTGGAACCGGATTCCGGAGAGATCCCGCGAGATTCGACAAGAATAAATTAA
- a CDS encoding FimB/Mfa2 family fimbrial subunit, translating into MKKILVAILCLIFLGACTQKDGRDQTGNSENYLELSVRSGSAGMTPVTMPVNVYNFNGLSSNQVCEPDYFTAEEKISYQDLLPGKYTFFVLGNVPVKEMASLYLTGREMKDVNLRWMWDSIPELFGGIAYVDGSEETKTIEMKRLIGKVNVHVTNSSEFQTVELALQCDTYSDTIQIEDYVLRIRTDYGFGNLMVDKDISFFPTEGPLRGTIIASDESGIYYFDFVAKNRIQRNKRLELNLTLNKASSLGRSANVVNGAVTCVEKVTEL; encoded by the coding sequence ATGAAAAAAATCCTAGTTGCAATTCTGTGTTTAATCTTTTTGGGAGCTTGTACCCAGAAAGATGGAAGAGATCAAACGGGGAATTCTGAAAATTATTTGGAATTGTCCGTACGCTCCGGTTCTGCTGGCATGACACCAGTGACGATGCCGGTGAATGTGTATAATTTTAATGGATTATCCTCGAATCAAGTCTGTGAGCCGGACTATTTTACGGCTGAAGAAAAAATTTCGTATCAAGATTTATTACCGGGAAAATACACGTTTTTTGTTTTAGGAAATGTGCCGGTTAAGGAGATGGCGTCTCTCTATCTCACGGGACGGGAAATGAAAGATGTAAATTTACGTTGGATGTGGGATTCAATTCCTGAACTTTTTGGGGGGATTGCCTATGTGGATGGCTCAGAAGAGACAAAGACGATCGAAATGAAACGTCTGATTGGTAAGGTAAACGTTCATGTGACAAATTCATCTGAATTTCAGACTGTCGAATTGGCGTTACAGTGTGATACATATAGTGATACGATTCAAATCGAGGATTACGTTCTTCGAATTCGCACGGATTACGGTTTTGGAAATCTAATGGTGGATAAAGATATTTCGTTTTTTCCCACGGAGGGACCATTGAGAGGGACTATTATCGCTTCGGATGAGAGCGGAATATATTATTTTGATTTTGTCGCTAAGAATCGTATTCAACGAAATAAGAGATTAGAATTGAATTTAACATTGAACAAGGCTTCTTCTCTTGGTCGTTCCGCAAATGTTGTCAATGGAGCGGTGACTTGTGTGGAAAAAGTAACGGAATTATAA
- a CDS encoding 16S rRNA (uracil(1498)-N(3))-methyltransferase, with amino-acid sequence MHLFYTPDTTTNEYTLPEEESKHCVKVLRLEIGDEIFLVDGKGGFYRCEIIQAHPKRCEVRCVEKTENYGKRDYHIHIAIAPTKNIERIEWFLEKCTEIGIDEITPLLCDHSERKVIKEERLEKVIISAMKQSLKAYLPRLNPMIEFSCFVKNNQNSLKCIAHCDEGNKKSLQEIYTPGQNATILIGPEGDFSGNEITLALANNFIPVTLGESRLRTETAGIVACHSINFINEINH; translated from the coding sequence ATGCACCTGTTTTACACGCCTGACACCACAACAAACGAGTACACGCTACCCGAGGAAGAATCAAAACATTGTGTCAAAGTTCTTCGTCTCGAAATAGGCGACGAGATTTTCCTTGTTGACGGGAAAGGTGGCTTTTACCGTTGCGAGATTATTCAAGCGCACCCTAAACGCTGTGAAGTCAGATGCGTTGAAAAAACAGAAAATTACGGAAAACGGGATTACCATATTCACATTGCCATTGCCCCGACAAAAAATATTGAACGCATCGAATGGTTCTTGGAAAAATGCACGGAGATCGGGATTGACGAAATTACACCTCTACTTTGCGATCACTCGGAACGCAAAGTAATCAAAGAAGAACGGCTGGAAAAAGTGATTATTTCTGCCATGAAACAATCCTTGAAAGCCTACCTGCCACGACTCAATCCCATGATCGAATTTTCTTGTTTTGTAAAAAACAATCAAAACTCATTGAAGTGTATCGCCCATTGCGATGAAGGAAATAAAAAGTCACTCCAAGAGATTTATACCCCCGGTCAAAACGCCACGATTCTTATCGGCCCGGAGGGAGATTTCTCGGGAAACGAAATCACGTTGGCTTTAGCAAACAATTTCATTCCCGTCACCCTGGGCGAAAGTCGCCTGCGAACAGAGACCGCAGGAATCGTCGCTTGTCATAGTATCAATTTTATCAACGAGATAAATCACTAA
- a CDS encoding PcfK-like family protein produces the protein MKGTDHFKRTIYMYLEQRAEEDALFAKKYRNPAKNMDECVTHILNYVQKSGCNGFTDGEIFGQAIHYYEENEIEVGKPMDCQVVVNHVVKLTAEEKAEARQNAVRKYQEEELRKLQNRHRPSARKENQPQPSLFDLGL, from the coding sequence ATGAAAGGAACAGACCATTTCAAGAGAACGATATATATGTACTTGGAACAGCGTGCGGAGGAAGATGCGCTATTTGCAAAGAAGTACCGCAACCCTGCCAAGAACATGGACGAGTGCGTGACCCACATTCTGAACTATGTGCAGAAAAGCGGTTGCAACGGTTTCACGGACGGAGAGATATTCGGGCAAGCCATCCACTACTATGAGGAAAACGAGATAGAGGTGGGCAAACCGATGGACTGCCAAGTGGTTGTGAACCACGTTGTGAAACTCACGGCAGAGGAAAAGGCGGAGGCACGTCAGAACGCTGTCCGCAAATACCAAGAGGAGGAACTCCGCAAGTTGCAGAACCGCCACAGACCGTCAGCGAGAAAAGAAAACCAACCCCAACCCTCATTATTTGATTTAGGCTTATGA
- a CDS encoding PcfJ domain-containing protein yields MKPKTKIQKEVARLSANLRPISATQIDWAYRHCVEHIGYRTKKGNITCSDCGHEWHSDSGLCDTLEGCTCPKCHAELKVQDTRRRIYKETQNFSVITTCKGYQVIRVAQVRCESRKGEPMRFYCHEVVQRWISPDGKVTDMALLRGFLFCYCDVWALGSDMEVRPHNSLYDDVVARSCAYPKMRILPQLRRNGFKGDFHGISPVRLFKALLSDPRIETLMKGGEIEVMKHFLFNTRTADECWASYLIAKRHKYQIDNLSMWCDYLRMLKKLGQDLRNPKNICPEDFMAAHDNATRKIEAIHEKERAAEQRRWEIERREREQQRQLQRKKDAEDFIANKSKFFGLVITDEEIIVKVLESIDEYYNEGKTQGICVFGSGYYKKADTLILSARIGDEIIETVEVDLRTLEVVQCHGKHNQDTEYHERIIDLVNKNANLIRERMKAA; encoded by the coding sequence ATGAAACCGAAGACCAAGATACAGAAAGAGGTGGCAAGACTTTCCGCCAACCTTCGCCCCATATCAGCGACACAAATAGATTGGGCATACCGCCACTGCGTTGAGCATATCGGCTACCGCACCAAGAAAGGGAACATCACCTGTTCCGACTGCGGTCACGAGTGGCACAGCGACAGCGGACTATGCGACACCCTTGAAGGCTGCACCTGCCCCAAATGCCATGCCGAACTCAAAGTGCAGGACACACGCAGACGCATCTACAAGGAAACGCAGAATTTCAGCGTGATAACCACCTGCAAAGGGTATCAGGTAATCCGCGTGGCGCAGGTCAGATGCGAGAGCAGGAAAGGCGAACCGATGCGTTTCTACTGCCACGAGGTCGTGCAGCGTTGGATTTCACCCGACGGCAAGGTTACGGACATGGCGTTGCTCCGTGGCTTCCTTTTCTGCTATTGCGATGTGTGGGCATTAGGCAGCGATATGGAGGTAAGACCGCACAACAGCCTATACGATGATGTGGTGGCAAGAAGCTGTGCATATCCAAAGATGAGGATATTGCCCCAACTCAGACGTAACGGCTTCAAGGGCGATTTCCACGGCATCTCCCCCGTGCGTCTTTTCAAAGCCTTGCTTTCAGACCCAAGAATTGAAACCCTTATGAAAGGCGGTGAGATTGAGGTCATGAAACACTTTCTTTTCAATACCCGTACTGCCGATGAATGTTGGGCATCATATCTGATTGCCAAGCGTCACAAGTATCAGATAGACAACCTCTCAATGTGGTGCGACTATCTGCGTATGCTCAAAAAACTCGGTCAAGACCTCCGTAACCCGAAGAACATCTGTCCCGAAGATTTCATGGCGGCACACGACAACGCAACCCGAAAAATTGAAGCCATACACGAGAAGGAAAGAGCCGCAGAGCAACGCCGTTGGGAGATTGAAAGGCGTGAGCGTGAGCAACAGCGACAACTCCAACGAAAGAAAGATGCGGAGGATTTCATCGCCAACAAATCCAAATTCTTCGGCTTGGTAATCACGGACGAGGAAATAATCGTCAAGGTGCTTGAAAGCATAGACGAGTATTACAACGAGGGCAAGACGCAGGGCATCTGCGTGTTTGGCAGTGGATACTACAAGAAAGCCGACACCCTCATACTATCGGCAAGGATTGGCGATGAGATTATTGAAACCGTAGAGGTGGACTTGCGAACCCTCGAAGTGGTGCAGTGCCACGGCAAGCACAACCAGGACACCGAATATCACGAGCGCATCATAGACCTTGTGAACAAGAACGCCAACCTTATCCGTGAGCGGATGAAAGCGGCATAG
- a CDS encoding DUF3873 domain-containing protein, with product MTTRMTINGVSTCAEAGTEKYERFQSGIGRRRRTLVQYDYRHPIDRELFSCVKPTLDECRAARDKWLNAKKGKEDRL from the coding sequence ATGACAACACGAATGACCATCAACGGAGTAAGCACCTGCGCGGAAGCAGGTACGGAGAAATACGAGCGTTTCCAATCGGGTATCGGAAGACGCAGGCGGACACTTGTGCAGTACGACTACCGCCACCCCATAGACAGAGAATTGTTCTCTTGTGTCAAACCCACGTTGGACGAGTGCCGAGCCGCACGGGACAAGTGGCTGAACGCAAAGAAGGGAAAGGAGGACAGACTATGA
- a CDS encoding DUF6956 domain-containing protein has translation MNTTYQTLIVKFSEPITALDGIFDDTGAWGTDTLKGWIDDYESTRFTATDSHTAVITSEYNMECVKEWLQRQTPISEMREF, from the coding sequence ATGAACACGACCTATCAAACGCTGATAGTCAAGTTCAGCGAACCTATCACGGCATTGGACGGTATCTTTGACGATACCGGAGCGTGGGGAACGGACACCCTCAAGGGGTGGATAGATGATTACGAAAGCACACGTTTCACCGCCACCGACAGCCATACGGCAGTCATCACGAGCGAGTACAATATGGAATGTGTGAAAGAGTGGCTACAACGGCAGACCCCCATTTCCGAAATGCGAGAATTTTGA
- a CDS encoding glycoside hydrolase family protein, protein MMRVFMTMLCSLLTVCSVSAQISRQEGTDGQAAIYRLPLMERAFLCCRYFEGWHSEKHYPYVGWGHKLLPNEKYSARTMTKRDADELLRKDLRKFVAMFRKFGVDSILLGTLAYNVGPAKLLGSKTIPKSTLIKKLEAGDRNIYREYIAFCNYKGKRHAMLLKRRKAEFALLYIP, encoded by the coding sequence ATGATGCGTGTATTCATGACAATGCTCTGTTCACTTCTGACGGTCTGTTCTGTGTCCGCGCAGATCAGCCGCCAAGAGGGAACGGACGGGCAGGCGGCAATCTACCGACTGCCGCTTATGGAACGTGCTTTTTTATGCTGCCGCTACTTTGAAGGCTGGCACTCAGAAAAACACTACCCATACGTCGGTTGGGGTCACAAACTTTTGCCAAACGAGAAGTATTCGGCACGAACCATGACAAAACGGGATGCGGATGAACTTTTGCGGAAAGACCTGCGCAAATTTGTCGCCATGTTCCGTAAATTCGGGGTTGATTCGATTTTGCTTGGCACGTTAGCTTACAATGTGGGACCGGCGAAGCTGTTAGGCAGCAAAACAATCCCCAAAAGCACCTTAATCAAGAAGCTGGAAGCTGGTGACAGGAACATCTACCGTGAGTATATAGCCTTCTGCAACTACAAAGGAAAACGCCACGCCATGCTGCTCAAACGGAGAAAGGCGGAGTTTGCGCTGTTGTATATCCCATAA